The following proteins are co-located in the Pyricularia oryzae 70-15 chromosome 1, whole genome shotgun sequence genome:
- a CDS encoding stress responsive A/B barrel domain-containing protein: MTQVHTVLFTFKSSASDDQVKDACKQFITLKDKCIHPTSQAPYILSLKAGRDNSEEDCQEGLTHAFVVEFASAEDRDYYTHKDPAHQDLIRAMDPLIERAVAVDFLDGVF, translated from the exons ATGACGCAAGTTCACACTGTCTTGTTCACGTTCAAGTCATCTGCTTCCGATGACCAGGTCAAAGAT GCCTGCAAGCAGTTCATCACCCTCAAGGACAAGTGTATCCACCCCACGAGCCAGGCACCATATATTCTGTCGTTGAAGGCTGGCAGGGATAACTCCGAGGAGGATTGTCAG GAAGGCCTGACGCATGCCTTTGTGGTCGAGTTTGCCTCGGCGGAGGATAGGGACTATTATACCCACAAAGATCCAGCCCACCAGGACTTGATCAGGGCCATGGATCCTCTGATTGAAAGGGCCGTTGCGGTCGACTTTCTCGATGGAGTTTTCTGA